Genomic window (Flavobacterium oreochromis):
AGCAGGAGGACATACCGTAGGAAAAGCTCATGGAAATGGCGATGCCTCTGCTTTAGGTCCCAATCCAGAATCTTCCAATGTTGAAACACAAGGTTTTGGATGGATGAACCCTCAAGGAAAAGGTAACGCAGAAGACACAATAACAAGTGGATTAGAAGGAGCTTGGACAACAACCCCTGATAAATGGAATCATACCTATTTTCATCTTTTATTAAATTACGAATGGGAATTAAGAAAAAGTCCAGCAGATGCATGGCAATGGGAACCAATTGATATAAAAGAAGAAGATAAACCATTTGATGCCCATATAAAAGGAGTCCGTAGAAACCCTATTATGACGGATGCTGATATGGCAATGAAATTAGATCCTGAATATAGAAAAATATCAGAAAAATTTTATAATGATCCCCAATATTTTGAAGAGGTATTCGCAAGAGCATGGTTTAAATTAACTCATCGCGATTTAGGACCCAAAAGCCGTTACCTAGGAGCAGATGTGCCAAAAGAAGATCTAATCTGGCAAGACCCAATTCCTGCTGTTCATTATAAATTAAATGATACTGATATTGAAGAATTAAAAACAAAAATTTTAAATTCAGGACTCACTAAAGCAGAACTTATCAATACAGCATGGGATAGCGCTAGAACATTTCGCAATTCTGATTTTAGAGGAGGAGCAAATGGAGCTAGAATTCGTTTAGTACCTCAAAAAGATTGGGAAGGAAATGAACCTGCAAGATTAGAAAAAGTATTAAGTAAATTCGAAGAAATTCAAAACGAATTAAGTCATAAAATTAGCATAGCTGATTTAATTGTTTTAGGCGGTAGCGCCGCTATAGAAAAAGCAGCGCAAGAAGGAGGTATAAATATTAAAGTTCCTTTTAATCCAGGAAGAGGAGATGCAACACAAGATACAACAGATGTTGAATCGTTCTCTGTTCTTGAACCAATTCATGATGCTTATAGAAACTGGTTAAAAAAAGATTATGCCATTACACCAGAAGAATTACTTCTTGATAGAACCCAACTTATGGGACTTACTGCGCCAGAAATGACCGTTTTAATAGGTGGTATGAGAGTTTTAGGAACCAACTATGATAACACAAAACACGGTGTTTTTACAGATAGAGAAGGGGTTTTAACTAATGACTTTTTTGTAAATATTACTGATATGAAGTA
Coding sequences:
- the katG gene encoding catalase/peroxidase HPI translates to MNNSKEGKCPFHHGANTESQNSVMDKWPNALNLDILHQHDTKTNPLGKNFNYAEEFKKLDLEALKNDLKKLMTESQDWWPADWGHYGGLMIRMAWHAAGTYRLADGRGGANTGNQRFAPLNSWPDNGNLDKARRLLWPIKKKYGNKISWADLIILAGNMAYESMGFKTFGFAGGREDIWHPEKDIYWGAEKEWLGKERYSDHSDSESLENPLAAVQMGLIYVNPEGVDGNPDPLKTAKDVRTTFKRMAMDDEETVALTAGGHTVGKAHGNGDASALGPNPESSNVETQGFGWMNPQGKGNAEDTITSGLEGAWTTTPDKWNHTYFHLLLNYEWELRKSPADAWQWEPIDIKEEDKPFDAHIKGVRRNPIMTDADMAMKLDPEYRKISEKFYNDPQYFEEVFARAWFKLTHRDLGPKSRYLGADVPKEDLIWQDPIPAVHYKLNDTDIEELKTKILNSGLTKAELINTAWDSARTFRNSDFRGGANGARIRLVPQKDWEGNEPARLEKVLSKFEEIQNELSHKISIADLIVLGGSAAIEKAAQEGGINIKVPFNPGRGDATQDTTDVESFSVLEPIHDAYRNWLKKDYAITPEELLLDRTQLMGLTAPEMTVLIGGMRVLGTNYDNTKHGVFTDREGVLTNDFFVNITDMKYTWKPVTKNLYSIVDRTNGEVKWTATRVDLVFGSNSILRAYAEVYAQDDSKEKFVQDFVKAWVKVMDSDRYELKK